One genomic segment of Candidatus Krumholzibacteriia bacterium includes these proteins:
- a CDS encoding F0F1 ATP synthase subunit gamma — MQTLEQIRDRIDGAEGLQSVVKTMKAVAAVNIRQYEESAHALDVYHATVERGWQATLKSDAGERALRFHGGIARAAIAEEVGSHPLLAIAVGSDQGMCGPFDRIMSEFLVDHFEREGLGPDEVALVVAGDRLRGHLEATPFEVVESLPLPRSAAGVTDVVEETLFTLDRVRRELRAGPVVAFHHRPTEGTSYESLRVPLLPLDVERLHDLRDSPWDGPSLPMIPLPLPAMVRVLTREALFVRVYRAFAASLAAENASRLAAMQAAENSIEERLDELWQTYHRQRQSSITQELLEVVSGFEQAGGEDGD, encoded by the coding sequence ATGCAGACCCTGGAACAGATTCGTGACCGCATCGACGGTGCAGAAGGCCTGCAATCGGTCGTGAAGACCATGAAGGCCGTCGCGGCGGTGAACATCCGACAGTACGAGGAGTCGGCGCACGCCCTCGACGTCTACCACGCGACCGTGGAGCGCGGGTGGCAGGCGACCCTGAAGTCCGACGCCGGCGAACGCGCCCTCCGCTTCCACGGCGGGATCGCCCGAGCCGCGATCGCCGAGGAGGTGGGTTCGCATCCGCTGCTCGCGATCGCCGTCGGATCGGATCAGGGAATGTGCGGGCCCTTCGACCGGATCATGAGCGAGTTCCTCGTCGATCACTTCGAGCGGGAGGGCCTCGGCCCCGACGAGGTCGCACTCGTCGTCGCCGGAGACCGTCTCCGCGGTCATCTCGAGGCGACGCCCTTCGAGGTGGTCGAGTCGCTGCCCCTGCCGCGCTCCGCGGCCGGCGTGACGGACGTGGTCGAGGAAACGCTGTTCACGTTGGACCGCGTGCGGCGCGAACTCCGGGCGGGCCCGGTGGTCGCGTTCCACCACCGGCCGACCGAAGGTACGTCGTACGAGTCGCTGCGAGTGCCCCTGCTACCGCTCGACGTGGAACGACTGCACGACCTGCGCGACTCGCCGTGGGACGGCCCGTCGTTGCCGATGATCCCGCTCCCTCTGCCGGCGATGGTTCGTGTCCTCACGCGCGAGGCGCTGTTCGTGCGCGTCTACCGCGCCTTCGCCGCCTCGCTCGCGGCGGAGAACGCCAGTCGCCTGGCCGCGATGCAGGCCGCCGAGAACTCGATCGAGGAGCGTCTGGACGAGTTGTGGCAGACCTACCACCGCCAGCGACAGAGCTCCATCACCCAGGAGCTGCTCGAGGTGGTCTCGGGATTCGAGCAGGCGGGCGGGGAGGACGGGGACTGA
- a CDS encoding PRC-barrel domain-containing protein, producing MIRSLRDLVHYTFRADDGDAGRVHDFYFEDDTWAIRYLVADTGRWLPGKIVLLPPQAIRSFDWKDRVVHLDVTREQIENSPAAVTDEPVSRQQEEKLFDHFGWRPYWYPAPLPMDQGPELAPVRRNAPEVVNERPPSPERQDPHLRSVQEILKYDVHCQDADCGSVADVAVDDEEWVVRYLVIDTRKWLPGRKVLVAPAWTERFDWSEERLIVDLTRQHIEDSPEFDPNQPINRDYEERLYDFYGTPRYWAEEEREEEGEG from the coding sequence GTGATCCGTAGCCTGCGAGACCTCGTCCACTACACCTTCCGCGCCGACGACGGCGACGCGGGCCGCGTCCACGACTTCTACTTCGAGGACGACACCTGGGCGATCCGCTACCTCGTGGCCGACACCGGCCGCTGGCTGCCCGGCAAGATCGTCCTGCTGCCACCCCAGGCGATCCGGTCCTTCGACTGGAAGGATCGGGTGGTGCACCTGGACGTGACCAGGGAGCAGATCGAGAACAGTCCGGCGGCCGTGACCGACGAACCGGTGTCGCGTCAGCAGGAAGAGAAGCTCTTCGATCACTTCGGCTGGCGGCCCTACTGGTATCCCGCCCCCCTGCCGATGGATCAGGGCCCCGAACTCGCCCCCGTGCGGCGCAACGCGCCCGAGGTCGTGAACGAGCGGCCGCCGTCGCCCGAACGCCAGGATCCGCACCTGCGGAGCGTGCAGGAGATCCTGAAGTACGACGTGCACTGCCAGGACGCCGACTGCGGATCGGTGGCCGACGTCGCGGTCGACGACGAGGAATGGGTGGTGCGCTACCTCGTGATCGACACGCGCAAGTGGCTGCCGGGCCGCAAGGTGCTCGTGGCCCCGGCCTGGACCGAGCGCTTCGACTGGAGCGAGGAGCGCCTCATCGTCGACCTCACGCGGCAGCACATCGAGGACAGTCCGGAGTTCGACCCGAACCAGCCGATCAACCGCGACTACGAGGAGCGCCTGTACGACTTCTACGGCACACCCCGTTACTGGGCCGAAGAGGAGCGCGAAGAGGAGGGCGAGGGCTGA